The Podarcis raffonei isolate rPodRaf1 chromosome 2, rPodRaf1.pri, whole genome shotgun sequence genome window below encodes:
- the LOC128407099 gene encoding aquaporin-5-like, producing the protein MKNEACSLAFFRAVFAEFLATMIFVLVGVGSALNWPSALPQMVQISMAFGLAIATLVQSVGHVSGAHINPAVTVALLVAQKISVVRSVAYVVAQMLGAIAGAGVIHQLTPADIRGTLAVNALHNNTGAGQAVAVELILTFLLVLCVFASTDSRRTDVVGSPALSIGLSVTAGHFLGIYFTGCSMNPARSFGPAVIMANFQDHWIFWVGPLAGGIVASLIYNIILAPDTRSLSERLDVLKGTYQPEDDWVEKNDQKYSTELVDHRIIES; encoded by the exons ATGAAGAATGAAGCTTGCTCGTTGGCCTTTTTCAGAGCCGTCTTTGCCGAGTTCTTGGCCACCATGATATTTGTGCTTGTCGGGGTGGGCTCGGCCTTGAATTGGCCGTCGGCACTCCCACAGATGGTGCAGATTtccatggcctttggcttggcCATCGCCACCCTCGTCCAGTCCGTGGGCCATGTCAGCGGGGCTCACATCAACCCAGCGGTGACAGTGGCCCTCCTCGTGGCACAAAAGATTTCAGTGGTACGATCGGTGGCCTACGTTGTGGCTCAGATGTTGGGAGCGATAGCTGGGGCAGGGGTGATCCACCAGCTCACTCCAGCCGATATCCGAGGGACCCTGGCCGTCAATGCG CTGCACAACAACACGGGAGCCGGACAGGCAGTGGCAGTAGAGCTGATTCTGACCTTCCTGCTGGTCCTCTGCGTCTTCGCCTCGACGGACAGCCGCAGAACTGATGTTGTGGGCTCCCCAGCGTTATCTATCGGACTGTCAGTCACGGCCGGCCATTTCCTAGGG ATCTATTTCACGGGCTGCTCGATGAATCCTGCACGGTCTTTTGGCCCCGCTGTCATAATGGCAAACTTCCAAGATCACTGG ATCTTTTGGGTGGGACCTCTGGCGGGCGGCATTGTGGCCTCTCTGATCTACAACATCATCCTCGCTCCTGACACAAGAAGCCTATCCGAGAGGCTTGATGTTCTGAAAGGGACCTACCAACCTGAAGATGACTGGGTGGAGAAGAATGATCAGAAGTACTCAACGGAACTGGTGGatcacaggatcatagaatcatag